One region of Salvia miltiorrhiza cultivar Shanhuang (shh) chromosome 3, IMPLAD_Smil_shh, whole genome shotgun sequence genomic DNA includes:
- the LOC131017960 gene encoding probable inactive receptor kinase At4g23740, with product MEKLQVYALHFMVGSLFLLSKFQETVAETVLESDKQALLDLADKIHLPRRRLNWDEQSSVCKNWTGIACNGDGSRVTSVRLPGIGFHGPIPANTLSRLSALQILSLRSNGINGSFPLDLGNLKNLTFLYLQHNNFGGPLPLDFSLWRNLTIVNLSDNGFNGSIPRSISGLSHLVALNLANNSLTGEVPDLELPNLQLLNLSYNDLVGSVPGPMQRFPKSVFVGNSESLLDYNVSIVLAPREHNSRGKNVGRLSEKALLGIVIAGSILGILGFGFMLLVCILRRKTVEGFPGELEKGNMSPEKAISRGQDASNKLVFFEGCNYAFDLEDLLRASAEVLGKGTFGTAYKAILEDATMVVVKRLKDVSVGKREFEQQMSIIGGIKHENVVELRAYYYSKDEKLMVYDYFGQGSVASMLHGKQGDSKTHLDWEARIKIAIGAAKGIARIHAENSGKLVHGNLKSSNIFLNRKQFGCVSDLGLSTIMSALSPPIARAAGYRAPEVTDTRKAMQPCDVYSFGVILLELLTGKSTVHTNNGDEIVHLVRWVHSVVREEWTAEVFDVELLRYPDIDEELVEMLQIAMACVARAAEQRPKMPEVVKMLENVRPEPRNRAPEPSSAGA from the exons ATGGAGAAGCTCCAAGTTTACGCTTTGCATTTCATGGTGGGAAGCTTATTTCTTCTCTCAAAATTTCAAGAAACCGTTGCTGAAACAGTTCTCGAGAGCGACAAGCAAGCATTGTTGGATTTGGCCGACAAGATTCATCTCCCCCGCCGCCGTTTGAACTGGGATGAGCAGAGCTCAGTCTGCAAGAATTGGACAGGAATCGCATGCAACGGAGACGGAAGCAGAGTGACGTCAGTGCGGCTACCGGGAATCGGGTTTCACGGCCCGATTCCGGCGAACACGCTCAGCCGGCTCTCAGCGTTGCAGATCTTGAGCCTAAGATCAAATGGGATTAATGGGAGTTTCCCTCTCGATTTGGGTAATCTGAAAAACTTAACTTTTCTTTATCTCCAGCACAACAATTTTGGGGGCCCTTTGCCTTTGGATTTCTCTCTTTGGAGGAACTTAACCATCGTGAATTTGTCTGATAATGGCTTCAATGGTAGCATCCCTCGCTCTATATCTGGTCTGAGCCATCTTGTGGCTTTGAATCTTGCTAACAATTCGTTAACTGGTGAGGTTCCTGATTTGGAGTTGCCAAATTTACAGCTGCTCAATTTGTCATACAATGATCTGGTTGGTAGTGTGCCTGGGCCAATGCAGAGGTTTCCAAAGTCTGTGTTTGTGGGCAATAGTGAGTCTCTGTTAGATTACAACGTTAGCATTGTTTTAGCTCCTCGTGAGCATAATTCGAGGGGCAAGAATGTGGGGAGGCTAAGTGAGAAGGCATTGCTTGGGATTGTCATAGCTGGTTCTATTTTGGGGATCCTTGGCTTTGGTTTTATGTTGCTTGTTTGCATTCTTAGGAGGAAAACCGTGGAGGGTTTCCCCGGGGAATTGGAGAAGGGGAACATGTCACCGGAGAAGGCAATCTCGCGTGGCCAAGATGCTAGCAATAAGTTGGTTTTCTTTGAGGGGTGTAACTATGCATTTGATTTGGAGGATTTGCTGAGGGCTTCTGCTGAGGTGTTGGGGAAGGGCACGTTTGGGACGGCCTATAAGGCCATTCTTGAGGATGCTACAATGGTGGTGGTGAAGAGGTTGAAGGATGTCAGCGTGGGCAAGAGGGAGTTCGAGCAGCAAATGAGCATAATTGGAGGCATCAAACATGAAAATGTAGTTGAGCTGAGGGCTTACTACTACTCCAAGGATGAGAAGCTTATGGTTTATGATTACTTCGGTCAAGGCAGCGTAGCTTCAATGCTACATG GAAAGCAAGGAGATAGTAAGACTCATCTAGACTGGGAAGCCCGGATAAAGATAGCCATTGGTGCTGCAAAGGGCATAGCTCGTATCCACGCAGAAAACAGTGGGAAACTAGTTCATGGAAACCTCAAATCGTCGAACATATTTCTAAACCGTAAGCAGTTTGGTTGCGTATCTGATCTCGGCCTATCAACAATAATGAGTGCACTGTCTCCACCAATAGCCCGTGCTGCTGGTTACCGTGCTCCAGAGGTGACAGATACACGTAAGGCAATGCAGCCTTGTGATGTCTACAGCTTCGGAGTGATCCTACTCGAACTCCTCACTGGTAAGTCCACGGTCCACACCAACAACGGGGATGAGATCGTCCACTTGGTCCGTTGGGTCCATTCCGTGGTTAGAGAGGAATGGACAGCAGAAGTCTTTGATGTGGAACTGCTGAGGTATCCGGATATAGACGAGGAGCTGGTGGAGATGCTGCAGATAGCAATGGCTTGCGTCGCGAGAGCTGCGGAGCAGAGACCTAAGATGCCGGAGGTCGTGAAGATGCTCGAGAACGTTCGACCAGAGCCCAGAAATCGGGCACCGGAACCTTCTTCAGCTGGTGCTTAA